The sequence below is a genomic window from Lolium perenne isolate Kyuss_39 chromosome 4, Kyuss_2.0, whole genome shotgun sequence.
cgcccggCGGCCAATTTCTCTCGATCGATCCATCCATCGATCGATTGGATCTCAGGGACAGTGGATCTTAGGGAGTCTATTTTAAAATTTGAAACTGTATAGGACGGGAATGTAAAAATCAATTTCTGAAGCGTTTTTTCTCTCGAGGGAGTACTTTTTTGTAAGCCTATTTGCTTGGCATgttataaaaatttggttgtgtgcatctgaACGTGTTGCCATTTAGGTTGGTGTAGATGGCAGTTGGATTTTCTCTTTCATTATTTAAAAAGCTCAATTTTTCTTGTGGCACAAACCCTGTTCCCATATATACGACCATGCCATGCAGTTGTGTCTATGCATATGTTGTGTTGCCTCCCCCGCCATAGCCCAGAAAAGAAATCCAGCCCACTCTCTCTCTAGAAAACTCTAAGTGAATATGAAGACCGATGATAAAGTAGACACTTGGTACTATTAATATTCTTTAAGAATAGGAGATATCAGGGATTCAAGTTCGAGCAGAAATAGCCATCTTCGTAGTAAGCATAAGACAAGAACACGCAGTTCCAATAATATTATCTCTAGTAGAATACATCCTGCAGAATTACTGAGTTATCCAAAAGATAAACAATCAATTCTTCTGTATGTGCCGCTTTCTACCAGTCATAAAAGATCTCTTCAGGGTCACTTTTGGATCTCGCCGTGTCTTTAGATCGTTACATCTTGAAAGGGAATACGAACACTTGTGCTTAGTTTGTTACTTCCTAGCATAAGTTAACAGACTTATGGTGCCAATTTTCCCGGGAATGCAATGAGCTTGAACCTTCACTGCTTCAACTGTATTTGAGCATCGTTTCACACTTCTTCACTTCAGAGGTACAAGAGTAACTTTTTGCTCCTCTACTGTTGGCTGAAGAAGATTTTCTGTCAAAATGACTAGTGATGCTAACAGGAAATTATGTACTAGTATATACAAACAGCATGATCAAGCAACTAatattcatgaaataagcagcaTATAAATGACATGGGAGATAAACTTATATACAACTGAAAAGTAAGAAAGTAAAACTATCATAAGATACGTAGCCATGAAACATCTATCAAAAAAGCCAGCAAAGTTTTTACCTGCTGCTGTTTTTTTTTGGACCATCTTGAGTGTTCTTGACCATCCCAGTCAATGTTTGTTACACAAAACAATTTGGGTTCTCCAGTAATGCCAATCTTCTAATTATATGACAAGAGTTGGTACGGTTGAGCAGATTTGTACTTCTAGCAGAAGTATAGGAATTAAAATCAAAATCATTGTATATTAATTCACCTCAGCCGGTTCAGTACAAGGGCGGACTAAAACAAATACTTGCAATTTCTGTATGAATTATTAAGCACAATGTTAAATATGCAGTAAATAGTAGTAGGTCATAAGCAAATGGTACAAATCAAACAACCTTACCAGTCAGGCAGTCACCGCTAACAAATTGAAAAATTAATATTATCGCCTGCATAAGGTGCTAAACTgagccaaatatcaagttatcaCTGACTTAAGAACTTGCCATGTTGTCCACAAGCCGGTCTTCATGCAGCTGATCCATGAAGCCTTCTGCAAACTGTATTTCTTGCTCTATTAGATTGTTTCAAGAAAGCGCTTTATAAATTCCATCAACATGTGGTTTGTACATTATCCATAGGGAACAACTTCTGTGTTTGGACTTAGAAGCCGCAACCTCAGTTTTAGTATCTAGAAATACAGTGCCCATCTAATTGCCGGCATTCCAAGATCCTGTTAGCACCAGCATACGTCTTACAAATTAGTTTGTAAACatattggtttattttttctgcaGTGATAAAACTATTTTTATGCTTATCGAGAGACCGGTGTAACAGATATTAGAAGGAGCAAAATCACACACAACCTTCTAGTTCTTGAATATTGTCATCTCAGCAGTTCGCAGCAGGTTCTACACATATATTTTACAAGAGAAACAAGCTTTGTACTGCCAGAAATCATAGTTAACATCCAGAGATCTGGAACGACATAGTATGCATTGTATACAAGCCAAAACAGGTAGCTCCTACATCCAGATCGCTACATGAGTAATTATGTCAGAAGTTTATAAAAAATATATGGCATATAAATGATGTCTTTAGTTTATACAAGAAAATATTAATTACACACAAGGAAATCAATATCGATACATATATCATGAAATATGTTTCATGGTGTATTTATTGATATTCTAGATGGCAAAACTCTTTCATAGTCAGAGTGCAACTTTTAAAATTCGTAGGACGGAACTTATATTCAAGGGTAATTAGGAAGTTCTGAGTCAAAAGTCTTATACATTGACTTACTTAATAAAAATAGCACTAACTTTTTCATTCGCTTTTGGGCGTTCCTGAAGAGATCATATTCTCCTGGTAGTAGCAATAAAACAGAACAGTACCACCTTTTAAACAACAAAAAGTAATTGATACATTCCAAGAATAAGACCGTCGCATCTCATCTCATCTCATCTACGTGTGTATAAGACTTAAGTTGATGTATTTTTAGATCCATTTCTCCTCTTTTATTGTTACATCCAGAACGCTACAGGAGAAAACAAGAAGGCATGCTTTGACACGGTATAGGAGTTCGTGACGCGGTTCATGGTTTGCAGCTCTCCCTTATGAGAGTACTTGAGGCCAAATGTGGTGATGTGGAGAACACAACCATCACGGCCAAAAGCATCATCGCCGTCGCGCAACACACACTCCGCAAGGCAAAACTTGGCGTCGTTGCCGACGTGTGTGAGAGTGGCCTTTGCGTCGGAAATCGGGTGTTAGGTGGGTTGCAGAGCAACCTTTCATGGAGCATCTGGCAGTCCGGCAGCGACTGGCTTGTGCTGGAGCGGGAGGCAACTTGGCAAGAGCTAATATAGCCATCTGTGTTAAGCCCAACCCATGCATTCAGCATGGTGTCGAAGTAGCCTTGGCCCTTGAAAGGCAAGGACCATTCCCCATGCGACCTCCACCGGCATTGCTTGATGTTGAAGGAGAAGGTGCGAATGGACTTGGGTCGCGGGTTGTCATACTTGCTGTTCGCCGAGAAGAAGATGGTGTGCCCGTCTGGGTGCAGGGCGTAGGATGCGATGATCTCGTTGTTGGCGAACGGCCATGGCGAGTCCACGCTCTGCCAGCGCCAGTCCATGGTTGGCCTCTCAGACCACGGGTCGTCGTTGTCCGTGGGTCACCAGGACATGACCTTCAAGAATTGTTGCGGATCCGTAATGAGATCTGGGAATGCATACAGCGTATCGGCAGTAGCGATGGACGCGTGGCAGTCACCTAGCAGCGGTTCCGGGCGGGGAGGGCCAACGGCCAGCCCTGCTGCCTCGGTGTCGTAGATGAGGCTGGGGGGTCTGTCCGCAGCGTGGGTTGGTGGtgatgaggatgttgctgccaatGGCATCAAATGTCATGCAGCGACCAGGTACAGGTGTGTTTACCCGGAGGATGCCCGGCTCCCTGAGATCAGAGTGGTTGCCATCGTCGTCAATCTTATGGATGGTGAAGCCTTTGCTCCAGTCATCCAGCACCAGATAGAGGTGCTTCTGCTTCTTCAGCCTTTTGCCAGCGCACTCGCGTAAGCTGGCCTGCCCCTGCCACCGCTTACCTCCAATCGCCTCCGGACTATCAATTAACCGGTTCATCAGCGTCGAGGAAGATGGATGGAGATGGGCTGGCTTGCAATCGGTACCTCTTTGCCAACACAGGCAAGAAATTCTCAAAAGTCTACGATTGGATTCATTGATTTTATAGAGCCCCCTTCCCGGGCTCTATAAAAGGAGCAAAAAAATACAGGCATCTCTGAAAGGAGCAAAAACACACGAAATATTTAACTTTTGAATACAGGCATCTCTGCATTTTCGAGAACTGACGTGCAAGAAATTAACTCAGTAGGTTCTTTACAACTGATAGGAGAAACAAACTTTTTATTGCCAGAAATCATAGCTTACATCCAGAGAACAGAGTACTGGACGGTCGTAGTATGCATTGCATACAACGAGCTTAAAAATTCCTACATCCAGAACGCTACAGGAGAAAACAAGTGGGCATGCTTTGCCACTGTATAGGAGTTAGTGATGCGGTTCATCATTTGCAGCTCTCCCTTATGAGAGTACTTGAGGCCAAACGTGGTGGTGTGGAGAATGCAAGCATCACGACCAGAAGCATCATCACCATCGCGCAACACAGACTCCACAAGGCAAAACCTGGCGTTGCCGCCCATGTGTGTTAAAGTGACTGTCGGCGCTGGCACTCGGCTGTTAGGGGCACTGCAGAGCAACCTTTCCTGGAGCATCTTGCAGTCTGGCTGCAACTGGCTTGTGCTGGAGCGGGAGGCAACTTGGCAAGAGCAAATATAGCCATCCTTGTGAAGCCCAACCCATGCATCCAGCATGCTGTCAAAGTAGCCTCGGCCATTGAAAGGCAAGGACCATTCCCCATGCGAGCTCCACCGGTGGTGCTTGGTGTCGAAGGAAAAGGTGCAAATGGACTTGGGGCATGAGTTGTCGTACTTGCTGTGCGCTGAGAAGAAGATGGTGTGACCATCTGGGTGCAAGGCATAGGAGTCGATGATTTCTTTATTGGTGAATGGCCATGCCGAGGGCACGCTTTGCCAGCACCAGTCCATGGTTGGCCTTGGAGCCCATGGATCATCGTTGTCCGTGGGTGCCCACGACATGACCTTCAAGAATTGCTGCGGGTTGGTAATGAACTGTGGGAATGCATACAACATACTGGCAGTAGCAATAGACCTGTAGTCATCACCTAGCAGTGATTCAGGGAGTGGAGGGCCAACGGCCAGCCCTGCTGCCTCTGTATTGTAAACAAGGCTGGGGGTCTGTCCACAGCGTGGGTTTGTGGtgatgaggatgttgctgcccatgGCAGCGAAGATCATGCTACGACCAGTTACAGGTGTGAATATCCGGAGGACGCCCGGCTCCCTGAGATCAGAGTCGTTGCCATCGTCGTCAATCTTATGGATGGTGAAGCCTTTGCTCCAGTCATCCAGCACCAGATAGAGGTGCTTCTGCTTCTTCAGCCTTTTGCCGGCGTACTCGCATAAGCTGGCCTGCCCCTGCCGCGGCTTACCCCCAATCGCCTCCGGGCTATCAATTAACTGGTTCATCAGCGTCGAGGAAGATGGATGGAGATCTAAAATATGGCTGGCTTGCAATCGATATCTCTCTGCCAACACAGGCAAGAAATCCCTCGAAGTCTACGCTTGGGTTGATTGATTTTATATAGATCCCCCTTGCCGGGGTTGCAATCGAACTCGGAAACCAATTGTAATCGGCAGTAAGGACACGTACCTCGTCAGAACCCGAGCCGGACACTGTCTCGGGACAAAACCAAACTGATCGGGGCGCCGTTGGGAGGAGAGGCACTTGAACTGGCGGAATCAGACGGAAGCAGCGGCGCCGGCGGTCGGATTGGCGGGCGGCGGATGCTGAGCAGCAGATGGGAGCAGTGGAAGTAGGGCGGCGCGGTGCTAGGAGATTGGGGCGGAGTTGCTAGGAGCTGGGCGATCTGTTTCAATAGTGGGTCGTTCCAGAGAGTGTCGCCGGCGCCCGGCGGCAGCTCCGCATCTCCTCTGCCGCACGAACGACGAACAGGACAACCAGTCTGATCTGACTGGACTTGGTTCGGTCCAGCCAGGTAGGGCAGAGAGTTGAGGAAAAATGCAAAAATGCCACTGGGTATTTAAGGCATCTCATGTCTATTTTTTGGACTATATAAAAAACAAAAGTtcgttttttgaaaaaaaaaacaaaagttcTTAATCTCTGCTGGTTGATGCATCAACTGATCTTCTAACTCGCGTTGGTTCCCCGCGGTACCTTCCCCCGTTGTGTGGTTGTCGCTCATCTCTCCATATGCCACTGCTTTCCTCTCTCTCAGTCGCCGTTGCAATTCTTTAGAACGTTGATCGCTACTGCCATAGCTCAACCACACACTTATGTGGTTGTTGCCGAGTTGGACACATCGGTTACCTCTCACCCACTCAGCATATGAAGGCCCGCGAGATCGCCATGGATCGCAAACTCTGCACACGCTACCAAACCCTAGAGAAGACGACACCTACATGCATATAAGCATATTGGTCGAGGGTTTCCCAGATCTGGCTGCTATGGGCCTCCTACGAGGCAGATTCGTGGCACCGAGCTTGAGCCATCGAATTTTAAGACTCTCTTGTATTGGATGTTTCGTTGGTTTAATTTAATCGAAGCTGATTCTAATAAAAATGAAATTGAGTTTTCCAATGCGATGTTTCAAATGCTACAAAAAATAGATGTTATTTGTTGCATGCACACGCTCTTGTCATCTTGCAATGATTCTAGGGGTATTCTCAAGGGCATTTTTTCATGTTGCGAACATTTTTTTCATGGAACCATTACATTGCATATGTTTGGATTGATTTTTAGATTTGTTTCATCCAAATGGAGATTGCTTCATAAGTCTTTTTTGCTACAAGGGCGTATCCGCAAGTTCACAACATTTGTCTTTGCAAATTTAAGAGATCGTAGGGGGAAATGTTGCAAACCGTGATCGAGTTTGGTGATAGTGATGAGCAACAATATTTACTTAATTATGTCAATACTAAGCACAGAGGAAGATATCTTGGAGCAAGAGTCAAGGGAAGCACATGTGCACGTAGAAAGGAAGAAAGAAGATGTATCAATAAGAAAAAGCAATGGTTGATAAGATGGTCTTTAATGAATATGAATGAGTTAGGTCATGTACAATGGTTTGATAAGATGATCTTTTCTTATGTATGCCATTTAGGTAAGACAAAAAAAATGCTATATGATGGATTAGTTTTTATTGTTATTTCTCGCAAATAATGGTTCCATGAACCTATAATTATGGAGTGATGAAAATTAGACTAGAAAACATGTAACAAAGAGATGACATGTTTCCCAAGAGAGGAGAATTTTCATCATCTTCAATAAGATAGTATCTGCTAGGGAACTGAACGAACGTCACATGCAATGGTGGAGCTTGCTGAAAGTtgctggggggggggggtggcaaaATGAAATACATGAGCTCATGGGGGGCAAAATCCCTAAAATCCATAATTTAGgctctcccaaaaaaaattcttcAATGCATGTGCAAATCATGGGGGCGGTGCCCCCCTCCCGACATGCACTAAGCTACCACAGTGATCACATGTGGCAATGCCAATATGAGATCGTACATGTCCAAGCATATCTTTTTTTTTTGGGGTGGACTGAATATCATTGGATAATAGTTAATGTGAAAATATTTTTGTAGATATATGGCATTCCTAGTATACATTATTTGTACATTTTTCACCGCAAAGTGTGATGGTATTTTTTAAGGGGAATACTATATGCGATAATATTATTTTGCTGTTTATGGGGTCTTGATGTAATAGAATATTACTATACTAAACTTGAACAACTTCGATTTTTCTcacttttcctgatttttttttacCCACCTGCCATCTTGACACGTGTTTTACCTTGGTACATTGATGGCCCGTGTGTAGTTTGGGGGGTGCATTGCAATTTCCAACTATTTTGGCTCCCCTCTGTTATTTCTTTCATCTGTACTTCTGGGTGGATGTAGTGGTTCCCTCTTCCTGTAGCGCTGCTGTGTGGTGGACCCCACCTGCGTGGTAAAGCGGTGCGGTGGTCGTATCAATCTGTTTGTTGGCCTTGACCATGTGTAGTTGACGGTGGTTTATTCACTTTCCTTTTTCACTACTGCAATTTTCCTTTCGTTTTCTTCCCTTCTTTCTTTCTGGTTTCCCACGTCAGATCTGATTCGATTTGCCTGTAATGGAGGAGTCGTTGGAGGGAGGTGCGGTGGTGGTCAACGTCGCGGTGGTGGGGCTGGCGGCCGAGGGCAGGTCCGTGGCCTTCCGCGCGCGCCGGCGGCGTTGGTAGGCGACGCGTCCCGGGGCGTCCTCGACTCCTCGCTCTCCGTGTATCGATGGAGGGTCGGCTGCTGATGGAGGTGAATCTGCTGTTGTGGTGCTTCGGCTGATGCAGATGCTCGGAGATCGGTCCCTTCAGGTTCTCTGGTGCGGGGCTTCTTTGTCCACCGCTTCCGCGCTTCCAATCCATTGGCTCTTTCGCTTCATTAGGCGGCAGGCCACATCAACTTCTTACTATTTCTTCTTCTGGTATGTGATGCTCTCAATTAAGTACAAAATTATTTGTGTTCTGTTATTTGGACTTTTAGTTTTTCCTCCAAATTGATTTTTACTTTATAGTGATTTACGTGTAGGCTTTGTACCTCATATTGCTGGCTCTGATGGACAGGTACTGGGGGCGTATCTTGCTGAAAATTTTCTTCTTCTACTAGCCATGTCAGTTCAGCTAGCAATTTTCCAGATGATGTCTAAGCAAGGAGGTGATTGACTGTACTACTACCACTATGCAACCTAATTCTTTTCTTTCTCTGTTCAAAGCAAATATGTTAGATACTGATTGTAGTAAAAGTCAGCAAAAATGTTAACTTCACATGGTTGCATAGTATCCACCCTTATGGTCTCACGCAGTTGGTAAGCCAAAGAAATGTAATTAGTCAATTAAACTGGTGACCAATGACCATCCATGAACATCTgtcttctatatatatatatttatttatttatttttttgagAAATCTGTCCTCTATATTTGTCTCTATAATTTGTTGCAGAGAGAGGCTATGCTGATACCTCTTTCAACCAGTGTGAACCAATCCCCTTCTTAAGTTATCCTCAACTATTCTTTCATGTTGTGCAGGCAATGTTTTATTGTAACTTGGTTGGTTTGTTATAGTTGCAACCTCTGGATTCGGTTTTACCTTTGCAAAATCTTATATTCGTTATCCAGGTAATTCTGAATTTGATTATAGTTACTTAAGGGGAAAATGTACATTAGTTGTAGAATGTACAAAACACCCCATGTCTACTGACGCATATCTGAACTTTGTTGCAATTTTTGGAAGTGAAGGAAAATATGGATGCAACTAACGCGCCGGCGTATACTTTCTCGAAGCTGGTGTACTCAACGTCTCAACCTGCCCATATCTAAAAAGCATGAACATTTCAAATGGAGTAGGCAAACAGAACCTTTGTCATGTTGGGCTCTTCCACTCTTAGATTATCTTAGCTCCATATATGTTTCCTAAATTATAATGATAGCTACAGCGCTATTAAGCTACTACAGAATATCACATTATTTATTATCGCATTGCACACTACAGTAAATAAAAAGGTAATTCCTTATAGATCCTGCTATCCTTACATAGGATTCCCTTTTATCAGGTGCCACCTCTCAGGCTCTCACAAAGAATCCACAGAATTGGGCATTCATTCCAAATTTTCGATTTATTATAGATTCTGCTATCCTTACATAGGATTGCCCTTTATCAGGTGCCACCTCTCACAGAGAACCCACAGAATTGGGCATTCATTCCAAATTTCCAATTTAGCACCCCATTGCTATATGCTATCATTATATAGGATTGCCTTTTATCAGGTGCGTCCTCTCACAAAGAACCCACATAATTGGGCATTCATTCCAAATTTCCAATTTAGCAACCCATTGCTATTGTAGGTAAGAAAGCTACGAGTATATTGTTCGCATCGGTTACTCACTTAATTTGGCCGTTCCACCTTTTAGAACTACAATTATTTTAGAGATCTTCCATCTACCAAGGAAACCTTTGAGTGACACTCAACATAATTCATGACCATGTTTCATTTCTTCATCGTGCATACACTGAAGAACCACTCTCTCCATGTAAAAGGGTGCCATCTTATATAGTGGTTCGATCTATGGCCAACAAGATGGTTATACGTCATGGTATGGACCGTTAATTTGTCTACCGCCGAAAAAGTTATTATTTCCTTTTCTCATTACAGAGAAGCATTACAAACTACTAATCTTGGTGGAGGAGTAGAAACTTTGTGTCCTAATTGATGTGCCTACCGGACCTGCAAGTGACACATTGGTACACCTAAGAACTAAAATTGTTGATGAATGGTTACTCATTAAATTAAAAAAAATACCCTTGCATATGTGGACACATATTATTGTTGAGCAGATGCTTGGCCCTTATTTCACACTAGAGCACATTGATTAGAAGTAAGACGATGGAATACCCATCTAGCTATACAAGTGTTGTTAGTTCTCGAAGAGAAATCCATACCAGGTCCGATTGCTACCCAGTTTCATGAAAATGATGCGACGTCAGCTTCAATAGCTGAAGACGTGTTTGGCCCTATGTTCTTAAGCAAATATACTGTTTTTTTGTGGAGAAAACAGAGTACGTATGTCCATGAAGTAGCTTCAGTTCACCTAAGTTACTTGCTACAGCTATTGAAATATATTCTTGAGCGGTGGTTTTACATCCTTGGTCAGTACTTATATCATTCATCATACATACACGCATATGTTCATTTGCGAGTTAAGCTTTTAAAATGATATTGCACTTTTCTACACCTTACCCAACACTATCCTTTCATACTGTTAGACTATTAGTATGTGTATTTTGCACAATCAGTTCATTAACACTGTTTTCACTGTTATTTTTACAGAAATCACTCTTTAATGATGGCATCAAGTTTGTTGTTCATTCTAGCTGCCTCTTGAATACAAGTACAGCCAGTAAGTTTGTACTGGGACCTTTTTTGATCATGTATTCTGTCCGCATAAATGCTATGAAGCTGTTTTAATTGCAACGTTTCAGTTTTACCATATCAGCTTGGCTCAATAAGATGGCATTAATTACTGAAGTAGTAGTTCTTCTATGTCAGTTTCATAATGAAGTAGTGTGTTTGGGTGATAGCCAAAACTGGGATTTTTAACACAGATATATTGGTACAACTGATTGCAGGACCAGGATATTCTCAAGTACCAAacttcaactatctgtagatgacTGTTACATTCATTGTTTAAGCTACCCACAA
It includes:
- the LOC127292582 gene encoding uncharacterized protein is translated as MNQLIDSPEAIGGKPRQGQASLCEYAGKRLKKQKHLYLVLDDWSKGFTIHKIDDDGNDSDLREPGVLRIFTPVTGRSMIFAAMGSNILITTNPRCGQTPSLVYNTEAAGLAVGPPLPESLLGDDYRSIATASMLYAFPQFITNPQQFLKVMSWAPTDNDDPWAPRPTMDWCWQSVPSAWPFTNKEIIDSYALHPDGHTIFFSAHSKYDNSCPKSICTFSFDTKHHRWSSHGEWSLPFNGRGYFDSMLDAWVGLHKDGYICSCQVASRSSTSQLQPDCKMLQERLLCSAPNSRVPAPTVTLTHMGGNARFCLVESVLRDGDDASGRDACILHTTTFGLKYSHKGELQMMNRITNSYTVAKHAHLFSPVAFWM